In Nostoc edaphicum CCNP1411, the sequence TGCTATATACGTAGTAAAGGCACATACTTATGTGCCCTTACTACATATCACATCCAAATAAACAATACACATCAATCACATCTTCTTTTTAGAAGCTTACTTACGCATATAGATTTAGCGTAGAAAGCTACTAACCAACCACAAGAATATAAACGTCAGTACAGTAGAGAACTGATTCGATGACAGATTGAGAAATGGTATTTGTGGTAAGAGCCACATAGCAAAGAGTCCCCCAGCGATTAAGCCAATAATTAAACTGACCAGGGTGAACAAAACTGCTCGGCCAAACTTACCTTCCTTGCGATTGAGAAAATAAATACTCGTTCCTACCCCAACCACCAATGCCAACTGCAAAACCTGATCGCCTCCCTCTGGATAAAACAGGCTAATAGAACTTAAACCAAGAAACCAAGCTCCTGGTAAGAATATATCCGCAGGCGTTGGTTGATCCAGCATCCGTTGCAGCCATGCAGGTGACTGCTCACGAGGCGTTGGACTTTCTTTAGGAGGCGATTGCACTCGCAACTCTGGGAACCGAATGCGTTCAGGGACTTTAATTTTACCTTCCTGGCGCATCCGTAAGCGATCCATTAAAATCGCATCGTAAGCCGCTTCAATTACTTCTAAATGCTTGGCATCGCCACTATGTTGCTCGAATAGGCGATTACGAGCATCCTGAATCTCATCGAAGCTAGCCTCTTCTGATACCCCAAGTTTTTCGTAGGGATTTTGATCGCTCATGGGAGTTTGTTACTTCAGCCTCAGTCAGCGGCAGTTTTTTGTCGAAGAAAAAACAGCTTTAGGTTTTATTTTGATCGAAATTAAAATCTCAACCTATTTTATTCCCTACCAGGATAGTAGCACGGGTTAGTTTGATCGACTTTGTAATTTCAACCATAGTCACTTTAACATATCGCTATAACTCCGTGTATACCCTCATGTCGTTGCTTAGTTCTGGCTCTAATCTAGAATTTGAACGGAGAGTACCTAAAAATGCAGAGTTTTTATGAAAAAATCAACTTTACTGTTTCAAATTTGGCAACTTACTGTGCCTTAATCGAATTTTTTTAATTATACTGAATAATCGCTTGTGGTATATATCCGCATATCGATTTAAAATTGAAACGTTTTAAGTTACCACCTAACTCAGATCAAGAAGGTGTCTTGGTATTAAGAACTGTTGCGGCTAAAGTCAGAGCGCTCATACACTGTGGCT encodes:
- a CDS encoding CPP1-like family protein, which gives rise to MSDQNPYEKLGVSEEASFDEIQDARNRLFEQHSGDAKHLEVIEAAYDAILMDRLRMRQEGKIKVPERIRFPELRVQSPPKESPTPREQSPAWLQRMLDQPTPADIFLPGAWFLGLSSISLFYPEGGDQVLQLALVVGVGTSIYFLNRKEGKFGRAVLFTLVSLIIGLIAGGLFAMWLLPQIPFLNLSSNQFSTVLTFIFLWLVSSFLR